aacataccgatagacaaagtgaataacgtatgttgtcataacggttcgaccaataaagatcttcatagaatatgtaggagccaatatgggcttccaggttccgctattggttattgaccggagaggtgtctcggtcatgtctacatagttctcgaacccgtagggtccgcacgcttaacgttcgattaCGATATtttattatatgagttatgtgatttggtgaccggatgttgttcggagtcccggatgagatcacggacatgacgaggactctcgacatggtcgagaggtaaagattcatatataggacgatagtatttagacaccagaagtgtttcaggggtaccgggtacttatcgggtcaccggaagggctTCCGGGCACCCCCGCTTCGTTTTCTGCTCGTGagacgtggaggaactcgcagccgTCAAAGAAGCCGGACAACTGCTGACGAGGAAGCGGTAGTTGGATATGTTGGTGTCGCGAGCGTCCCACTCGCCGGAGCACTGCTGCaccaccagatccgagtcgccgtagcacaggatccgccGGACGCTGaattccttggcaagccggaggccaTGCACAAGGGCTTCGTACTCGGCAACATTGTTGGAGGTGGCAAAGTGGATCTGGAGCGCGTATCGAAGCCGGTCGCCCTTTGGGGAAGACACCACGATGTCGGCTCCCAAGCCGGAGCGCATCttggagccgtcgaagtgcatgcgccTGTGTGTTGAATCTggcggcggcaggtactgggtctcggtccagtcgacgaggaagtcagcCAGAGCTTGGGACTTTATCGTggtgcggggctcgtagaggatTGTGTGGCCGGCTAACTCGATCGGCCATTTGGCGACCCAGCCAGAGGCATCCCGGCAACCCATGATCTCGCTGATGGGGGCCATGCTGACTACTGTGACAACATgctcttggaaatactgcttcaaCTTCTTGGCGGTAAAATAcacgccgtaacacatcttctggtagtgcgggtagttctgcttggaggcggaaagcacctcgctcaggtagtagactgGGCGCTGGACAGACTGGACCTTgcccttctctggtcgctcgaccaGCATCACCATGCTGACCGACCGCGAGGTGGCGGCAATGTAGAGCAACAGCGGCTCCTTCTCGGTCAGTGCGGCCAGGACTGGTGCGATGGAGAGCATGCGCTTTTGATCCCAGAAGGCCTCATCCgcctggtcgttccactcgaacgGAGTCGTCTTCTTCATCCGCTGATACAGGGGCAAGGCGCTCTCGCCCAGCCGGCTGAGAAACCGGTTGACCGAGGCCAAACAGCCAGTGAATTTCTGGACATCACGCAGCTAGGCCGGAttgcgcatgcgctcgatggccttgatcttctccgggttcgcctcaatGCTGCGTTCCGAGATAAGGAAGCTGAGTAGCTTTCCGGCCGGCACGCCAAaaacgcacttctctgggttgagcttgaccCAGTACTCGCGCAGATTGACAAAAGTTTCCTTTAGGTCATCGAGGAGCGGGAGGTAatgcttggtcttcaccacgatgtcgtccatGTAGACGTGGATGTTGCGGCCGAGTTGCGGTagcaggcatttctgcatgcagcgtTGGAAGTTGGCACCGACATTCTTcaagccgaacgacatggtgatgtagcaatacgccccGAAGGGCATGATGAAGGACGTCATCAGGGTGTCGGCCGGGGCCAGCTTTATCTGGTGATAGCCGGAGTAAGCATgcaggaaggacaggagctcacagccggcggtggagtcgatgacttgatcgatccgcgggagggcgaacggatccttagggcaggccttgttcaggctggtgtagtctatacatatgcgccaggtcttgttcttcttcaggacgaggactgggttggccagccactcggggtggaACGCTTCCATGcatgatgaagccggccgccAGGAGCTTGGCGACTTCTTCACCgatggttcttctcttctcttcggaaaagcgacgtaggggttgacggacaggcttggcgtccttgAGGACGTGGAGTTTGTGCTCGGCATATTTCCTCGGAATACCCGACATGTCCATTAGGGTCCATGCGAAGATATCCTGATTCTCACgaaggaagtcgacgagctcgccttcctatttgctttcgAGGCGAGTGCCCACGACGACGTACTTGTTGCGGCTGGGGTCTTCTGGGTTCAGCTTGAccttcttggtctccttggagggctGGAACGAGGCCTCATTGGCCGGCTCCTTAGTCGAAGCCGGCACGGCCGGCGTCTCGTTGGCTAGCGCGATGATCCGGTCGagctggcgccgctcctcggcTATGACCAGTGACTCGGCAAGTTTCGCGCCAGCTTGGGCACACTCCAGGGACTTGCGGTAGTCGCCGGTGATGGTGATGAGGCCCTTCGGACCTGACAGCTTCATTTCAGGTGGGCGTaatgggggaccgccatgaacttggcgagtgTCGCCGGCCCAGCAGCGCATGATACGCGCTGgaaaggtccaccacctcgaaccagagcGGCTCGCGTCGGAAATGGTCGTTGGAGCCGAACAGGACGTCGAGCCGGATCCGGCCGATGGGGGAGCAGGAGAGGCCGGGCACGCTGCCGTGGAAGATCGTCCGGGTCGGCTCCAAGTCTTTGGCCTcgaggccgagcttggtcatggtgtcgcggtagaggatgttgatgctgctgccgccatctatgaGGACCCGGGAGAACTTGCATGTGCGCCGGGGCGCGACAATGGTGGGGTCGAGGACGAGGGTGTAGCCACCCGGGTTCGGCATGACAGCCAGGTGGTCTTCCCGGGTCCAGGTGACTGGGTGCTCCGACCAATGCAAGTACTCCGGCTTGGCCAGGATGACGGTGTTCACCTTCTGCCGGAGCAGGCGCTCGCTACATTTGTCGTCGCcaaggctggtgaagacgacgtaggtcACATTCTGGTCGGGGTAGACGTCATCGCGCATGGCGCCGTTAGCCGGGGgcgggggtggaggaggcggagcCGGCAGCCCCGCTcctggagccggagccggaggaggcgggatgtcgcccctcatgatgcgcttggtgatggcgcatTGCCGGAGTGTGTGCGTGGACGACCTCACGCTgctgtggtgcttgcagggaGCGTCGAGCATCTCCTCGAAGCTCATGGCGGGCTGCCACGCCATCTTGCCGGTTTGCCGGCGTTTGGCGGCCGGCTCGGCCACGAGTGCCTGTTCGGCATCCGCGATGAGGCGGTTGTCGTAGCACTGAGCCGGctggtcggccttgcgcttgttgttccGCTGGTTGTTCTGCTGGCGGCTGTTCTCGCCGGCCGGCTTGGGAGGGGGAACCGGCTTCGCCTTGCCGGCTTCGTCCagcgccacctggatcttcatggcggagtcggcgttggcgtacttgtccgccgtcACCGTGAGtgcggccatggtggccggctcggagcgcaggagcttgtgcttgaggagggtgccatcCCGGCAACCGCTGACGAAGTACTGGATGGCTTGGACCTCGTGGACGCCCTCGCAGCTGTTCCGGAGCTCGGTCCAGTGTGCGAGGTACTCGCGGCCGGTCTCCGTCGGCCCCtgcacgcacatggcgagctggcTAGGGCGGCCGGGCCACTTGTAGGTGCCGGTGAAGTAGCGTACGAAGGCCTGCTCGAAGTCGACCCACGCGTTGATGCTGCCAGccggcaggctgttcaaccatgTGCGGGTCGAGCCCTGGAGCATGAGCAGGGCGTATCGCATGGCGAGGCAGCGATTGCCGCCTGCTATGCTGATGGCGGTGGTGTAGTCAatgagccagtcctccggcttgaCGGTGCCGTTGTACTTAGGGGTGGTAGGGC
This sequence is a window from Aegilops tauschii subsp. strangulata cultivar AL8/78 chromosome 7, Aet v6.0, whole genome shotgun sequence. Protein-coding genes within it:
- the LOC141026897 gene encoding uncharacterized protein, which encodes MKKTTPFEWNDQADEAFWDQKRMLSIAPVLAALTEKEPLLLYIAATSRSVSMVMLVERPEKGKVQSVQRPVYYLSEKLKQYFQEHVVTVVSMAPISEIMGCRDASGWVAKWPIELAGHTILYEPRTTIKSQALADFLVDWTETQYLPPPDSTHRRMHFDGSKMRSGLGADIVVSSPKGDRLRYALQIHFATSNNVAEYEALVHGLRLAKEFSVRRILCYGDSDLVVQQCSGEWDARDTNISNYRFLVSSCPASLTAASSSTSHEQKTKRGCPEALPVTR